The Cellulomonas sp. S1-8 genomic sequence GACGGTCCTGGCGGAGGACGCGGTGCTCGTCGTGCGCGGGCGGGTGCGGCAGCGCGACGACACCCTGCAGCTGCAGGCCATGGAGGTGTCGATCCCCGACACGTCGCAGGCCGCGGACTCGCCGGTGGTGGTCTCGCTCGCCGAGGGCCGCTGCACGCCGCCCGTCGTGGAGCGGCTGCGGGAGGTGCTCTCGACGCACCCGGGGGTGACCGAGGTGCACCTGCGGCTGACGAGCCCGGGCCGGGCGATCCTCATGCGGCTCGACGACGGCCTGCGGGTCGAGCGCTCGCCGTCGCTCTTCGGGGACCTCAAGGCCCTGCTCGGGCCGAGCTGCCTGGCGTCCTGAGGCGGGCGTCAGGCCTGGACGGTCGCCTGCCTGACGCCGCTCGGGAGGTCGACCTCGACGACGTCGCCGGGGCGTAGCTGCCGGCCGCGGCGGGACTCGGGCTCGCCGTTCACGGTGACCGCGCCGTCGTCGAGCAGCGCGCGGGCCTGGCCGCCGGTCTCAGCGATGCCGCCGAGCTTGAGGAACTGGCCGAGGCGGATGGGCTCGTCGTCGTGGGGCACGGCACCAGTGTGGCAGGAGCCCGCTAACCGTTGCGTTATATAACGCAACCTGGAAAGATGGGCGCCGTGCACCCGATGGACTCCCTGGGCGACCCCGTCCGCCGCCGCCTCGTCGAGCTCATCGGCGCCGGCGAACGGCCCGCGGGCGAGCTCGCCGCCGCTGCCGGCGCCGAGTTCGGCATCAGCCAGCCGGCCGTCTCGCGGCACCTGCGCGTGCTGCGCGAAGCGGGAGTGGTCGTCGCCCGGCCGCTCGGGACGGTCCGGCTGTACGCCCTGCGGACCGAGGCGCTGGACGAGGTGGGGCAGTGGGCCGCGTCCGTCGTGCGCGCGTGGTCGCCGCGCCTCGACGCGCTCGGCACGGAGGTCGCACGTGGACGTCGCACGGTCAGGACGCACGGTGGGCACGACACCCCGACCGGGGCCCCCGCACGGCACGAGGAGGACGCATGAGCACCCGCACCCCGCAGGACGGCACCGTCGCGATCGGCGACGACGGCGCCCGGGTCACCTTCCGCCGCGCGTTCCCGACGAGCCCGGAGGACCTCTGGCAGGCCCTCACCACACCGGACCGCGCGCGCCGCTGGATCGGCGCGCTGCACGGCGACCTGCGCCCGGCCGGCACCTACGAGCTGCGCATGGGGGACGACGACCCCGACGCCGCTGACGTCGCGCGGGGCGAGATCCTCGCCTGCGAGCCGCCGGAGGCCCTCGAGCTCACCTGGCGGTTCCCCGGGGAGCCGGTCTCGCGCGTGCGGGTGACCGTCACGCCGGAGGCCGGCGGTGCTGTGCTGGTGCTCGCGCACACCGCGCTCGACGCGTCCGCCGCCCGCGGGTACGGCGGCGGCTGGCACGTGATCCTCGACCAGCTCGACGACCACTGCGCCGGACGGCCGGTCCGCCCCTGGGACGAGCTGTTCCCGGACCGCGCGGCCCGCTACGACGACGCCGGCTGATCGCCGTCCGGACCGCGCGGCGGGGACCGGCGGTCGCGGCCTAGACTCGACGCCGTGATCTCCCGCATCGACCTGCGCGGTCGTCGTCCCTCACGTCGTGAGCTGCTCGCCGAGCTGCCCCGGGCCGAGCTCGACGTCGAGCACGCGACCGAGGTCGTCGCCCCGATCCTCGAGGCCGTCCGCACCCGGGGCGCCGCCGCGCTGCGCGAGCTGTCCGAACGCCTCGACGGCGTGCGGCCCGTGCACCTGCGGGTGCCGGCCGACGTCGTCGCCGACGCCGCCGCCGCGCTCGACCCGCAGGTGCGGGCCGCGCTCGAGGAGACGATCGTGCGCGTGCGCCGCGTGCACGCCGCGCAGCGCCCGCAGGACTTCACGGTCGACGTGGCGCCCGGCGCGCAGGTGCGGCAGCGCTGGCTGCCCGTCCGGCGCGTGGGGCTCTACGTGCCCGGCGGGCTCGCGGTCTACCCGTCGTCGGTCGTCATGAACGTCGTCGCGGCGCAGGAGGCCGGGGTCACCTCGCTCGCGGTCGTCTCGCCGCCGCAGAAGGACCGTGGCGGCCTGCCCGACCCGGTCGTGCTGGCGACGTGCGCGCTGCTCGGCGTCGACGAGGTCTACGCGGTCGGCGGCGCGCAGGCCGTCGCGATGCTCGCGTACGGGGCCGCGGGCAGCGACGACGTGGACGGCGAGACGCTGTGCGAGTCCGTCGACGTCATCACCGGCCCCGGCAACGTGTACGTCACGGCCGCCAAGCGGATGGTGCGCGGGCTCGTCGGCATCGACTCCGAGGCCGGGCCGACCGAGATCGCGATCCTTGCCGACGCGACGGCCGACCCCGTGCACGTCGCCGCGGACCTCGTGTCCCAGGCCGAGCACGACCCGCTGGCCGCGGCCGTGCTGGTCACGCCGTCGGTCGAGCTGGCCGGCGCCGTCGAGGCCAAGCTCATCGACCGCGTGGAGATCACGGCGAACCGCGAGCGGGTCGTCACCGCGCTGCGGGGCTCGCAGTCGGCGATCGTGCTGGTCGACGACCTCGAGGCGGGCCTGGACGTCGTCAACGCGTACGGCGCCGAGCACCTCGAGATCCAGACGGTCGACGCCGCGGCGTGGGCCGACCGCGTCACGAGCGCCGGGGCGATCTTCGTCGGCCCGTGGTCACCCGTCTCGCTCGGCGACTACATGGCCGGATCGAACCACGTCCTGCCCACGGGCGGCTGCGCGCACTTCGCCAGCGGGCTCGGTGTGCACTCGTTCCTGCGTGCCGTGCAGGTCATCGAGTACGACGCGGACGCGCTCGCGGCCGTCGCCGACCGCGTCGTCGCGCTCGCCGAGGCGGAGCGCCTGCCGGCGCACGGCGAGGCGATCCGCGCACGGTTCTGAGCGCCGGCGGGCGCCCGCGCTCAGCCGACGCCGAGCACGAACGGCAGCACCTCGGTCGCACCCGCGCGCCGCAGCAGGCGACCGGCGACCGTGAGCGTCCACCCGGTGTCGGTGCGGTCGTCGACGAGCAGCACGCGCTGCCCGGCGACGCCCGCGGCGACCTCGGGCGGCAGATCCAGGTGCCGTAGCACGTCGGCGAGGCGCTGGGCCGAGTTGACGTCGTGCCGCGACGGCGACCCGGTCGGGACCAGTGCGCCGAGCAGCGGCACCCCGAGCAGGCGCGCCGTGCCCGCGGCCAGGTGCTCGACCAGCGCAGCACGGGTCTGCGACGCGACCGCGACGACCACGTCGACCTGCGGCTCCCAGGCCTCGAGCACGGTGCGGACCGCAGGACGGAGCGAGCCCGGCAGCTCCGTCGGCACCTGCTCGCGCAGGGCCTCGCGCAGCGGCCCACCCCAGCCGAGGGCGTCGAGGCGCCCCACGGCACGCCCCTCGCCGGTCTGCTCGTCGGCAGCGATCTTCCCCTTGAGGTCCAGGCCGAGGGCCGACAGGCCGCTGGGCCACTGCCGCCGCGCCGTGACGGGCTCACCGGGCACGGCGAGCAGGTCGCGCGCGTGGTCCACCGCCGTCGCGTCCGGCACTGCGCCGACCGCGGTGCCGGTGCACCGGTCGCACCGGTCGCACCGCCACCCGTCGGGCAGGTCCGGGTCGTCGAGCGCGGCGCGCAGGAAGGCCATGCGGCACCCCTCGGTCGCCTGGTAGTCGAGCATCGTGCGCTGCTCGGCACGGCGGGCGGCCGTCACGCGGGCGTACCGCTCACCGTCGTACGCCCACGGCTGCCCGGTGGACTCCCACCCGCCGCGCACGCGCCGCACCGCGCCGTCGACGTCGAGCACCTTGAGCATGCCCTCGAGCCGGCTGCGGCGCAGGCTCACGAACGTCTCGAGCCCGGCCGTCGAGAGGGTGCCGTGCGCGTCGAGCGCGGCGAGCGTGGCCCGGACCTGGTCCTCCGGTGGGAACGCCGTGGAGGCGAACCACTCCCAGATCGCCTGGTCGTCGTGACCCGGCAGCAGCACGACGTCGGCGCGCGCCGTCGCACGCCCGGCGCGGCCGACCTGCTGGTAGTACGCGATGGGGGAGGACGGCGCGCCGACGTGCACGACGAACCCGAGGTCGGGCTTGTCGTAACCCATGCCGAGCGCCGACGTCGCGACCAGCGCCTTGACGCGGTTGGCGAGCAGGTCGGCCTCGGCGTGCTCGCGCTCGGTCGGGTCGGTCTGCCCGGTGTACGCCCGCACGTCGAGGCCCGCGGCCCGCAGGTGCGCGGTGACCTGCTCGACCGCGGCGACCGTCAGGCAGTACACGATGCCCGAGCCCTCGAACGTCCGGAGCGTCGCGGCGAGCCACGCGAGCCGGGTCGCGACGTCCGGCAGCGTCGTGACCTGCAGCCGCAGGCTGGGGCGGTCGAGCGTGCCGCGCAGCACGAGCGTGCCGTCCGCGCTCGTGCCGTCGGTCCTCGTCCCGTCCGTGCTCGTCCCGTCCGTCGACGGATCGCCGTCGTGCGCCGGGTCGTGGGTGACGGCGAGCTGCTCGGCGACGTCCGCGGTCACGCGCGCGTTCGCCGTCGCGGTCGTCGCCAGCACGGGGACGCCGGGCGGCAGGTCCGCGAGCAGCGTGCCGATGCGCCGGTAGTCGGGCCGGAAGTCGTGCCCCCAGTCCGACACGCAGTGCGCCTCGTCGACCACGACGAGTCCGGCGTCGCTCGCGAGCCGCGGCAGCACCTCGTCGCGGAACCCCGGGTTGTTGAGGCGCTCGGGGGAGACCAGCAGGACGTCGACCTCGCCGGCGGCGATGCGCGCGTGCACGCCGTCCCAGTCCTGCTGGTTGGCGGAGTTCAGCGTCTCGGCCGCGATGCCGGCCCGGCGCGCGGCGTCGACCTGGTTGCGCATGAGCGCGAGCAGGGGCGAGACGATGATGGTCGCGCCGCGCGGGGGACCGGCCGCCCCGCGGCGCAGCAGCGCGGTGGCGACGAAGTACACGGCCGACTTGCCCCAGCCCGTGCGCTGCACGACGAGCACCCGGCGCCGGTCGGCGACCAGCGCCTCCACGGCCTGCCACTGGTCGTCGTGCAGGCGCGCGTCGTCGCGGCCGACGAGGGCGCGCAGCACCTCCTCGGCCTGCTCGCGCAGCGCGGTGCGATCGACGACGGTCGCGGGAGCGGCGGTGTCCGGGGGCATGTCCGGCAGCGTACGTCGGCACGCCGACACGGACCGGCGGGCGGGAGGCGCGGCCGGCTGCGGCGTCGCTGAACCTAGACTCAGGGGCGTGACCGCCGCCCCTGACCTGTCGTCCGGCACGCTGCCGCTGCGTCCCGAGCTCGTCGGCCTCGAGCCGTACGGTGCGCCGCAGCTCGACGTCCCGGTGCTGCTCAACGTCAACGAGAACCCGTACGCGCCGTCCGAGGAGGTCGTCGCGGACGTCGCGGCCTCGGTCGCCCAGGCCGCCCGCGGGCTCAACCGGTACCCGGACCGCGACTTCGCGGACCTGCGCGCGGACCTCGCGGCGTACCTCGAGGTCGAGTCCGGCGTGCACCGCGAGCCCGAGCAGATGTGGGCCGCGAACGGCTCGAACGAGATCATGCTGCACGTGCTCCAGGCGTTCGGCGGGCCGGGTCGCACGGCCCTGTCGTTCGCCCCGACGTACTCGATGTACCCGGAGTACGCACGTGACACGTCGACCGGCTGGGTCGTCGGGCAGCGTGCCGAGGACTTCTCGCTCGACCCCGACGTCGCCCGCGCCGCCATCGCGACGCACGCGCCGAGCGTCGTCCTGCTCGCCAGCCCCAACAACCCGACGGGCACGGCGCTGCCGCCCGCGACCGTGCGTGCCGTGCTCGACGCGGCCGCTCGCGTTCCCGGCGGGTGCGTCGTCGTCGTCGACGAGGCGTACGGCGAGTTCCGGCGCGCCGGCACCCCCTCGGCGCTCGAGCTGCTCGACGCGCACCCGCACCTGGCCGTCAGCCGCACGATGTCGAAGGCCTTCGGGCTCGCGGGCGCCCGTGTGGGCTACCTGTCGGCCTCGCGCGAGCTCGTGGACGCGCTGCGCGTCGTCCGCCTGCCGTACCACCTGTCGGCCGTCACGCAGGCCGTCGCGCGCGCCGCGCTGCGCCACGCGCCGGAGCTGATGGCGCAGGTCGGCGCGCTGCGCGCCGAGCGTGACGCCCTCGTCTCCTGGCTCCGGGGCCGGGGGTTCGAGGCCGCGGACTCGGACGCGAACTTCGTGCTGTTCGGCCGGTTCGACGATCGCGACGCGGTCTGGCAGGGTCTGCTCGACCGCGGCGTCCTCGTGCGCGTCACGGGTCCCGAGGGATGGCTCCGGGTGTCGATCGGCACCCCGGGGGAGACGGCGGCGTTCACGGACGCCCTGGTGGAGGTGACGGGACGATGAGCCCACAGGACGACGGGCCCGCCCGCCGCACGGCGCGCATCGAGCGCAGCACGAGCGAGTCGAGCGTCATGGTCGAGCTCGACCTCGACGGCAGCGGGCGCACGCAGATCGACACCAGCGTGCCGTTCTTCGACCACATGCTCACCGCGCTCGGCAAGCACTCGCTGATCGACCTGACCGTCCGGGCCACCGGCGACACCCACATCGACGTGCACCACACGGTCGAGGACACGGCGATCGTCCTGGGGCAGGCCCTGCGCCAGGCCCTGGGCGACAAGCGCGGCATCGCGCGCTACGGCGACGCGACGGTGCCGCTCGACGAGGCGCTCGCCCAGGCCGTCGTCGACGTGTCCGGGCGCCCGTACCTGGTGCACACCGGCGAGCCGGCGGGGCAGGAGTACCACCTCATCGGCGGGCACTTCACGGGCTCGCTCACGTCGCACGTGCTCGAGTCCATCGCGCACCACGCGGCGTTCACCGTGCACGTCCGCGTGCTCGCGGGCCGCGACCCGCACCACATCGTCGAGGCGCAGTTCAAGGCCCTGGCGCGCGCGCTGCGCGCGGCCGTGGCCCTCGACCCGCGCGTCGACGGCGTCCCCTCGACCAAGGGCGCCCTGTGAGCGAGGACGACCTCGGCGGCGTCGACGTCCCCGACGACCTGTCGGGCCTGGAGGCCGCCCGGCCGCCCAGCGTGGCCGTCGTCGTCACGCAGGTGGCCGTGGCCGACGCGCTCGCGGCCGCGTGCTCGCTCGCCAAGGTCGACGTCGACGTGGTGCCGTCGCCGGTCGGCGCGCTCGCGGTGCTGCGCGACGCGGCCGCCGGCACGGCCGCCGCGGGCGCGGTGTCGCGGCTGCTGCGCCAGGTGCCCGTGGTGCTGCTCGAGCGGCGCGAGGGGACGATCTCGGCGTCCCAGTGGATCGGCGGCGAGCACCAGAAGGACCTGCCCGCGGGGCTCGTGCTGTCCGGCGCGCCGCCCGTGCTGGAGGACCTGCTGCTCGGCGAGCTGCCGGCGGGCGAGGTCGAGGGCGTCGTGTCGTCGGTGGGGCTCTCGCGCTGGAAGGCCATGCGGCTGCTGGCGTCGCACCGCCGCTGAGCGGCCGGGTCCGCGCGGTCCGGACCTCGGACGGCCGTCCGGGTGCACCCGCGCCCGTGGTTACCCTGGGGTCGTGTCTCCCCGTGTCGTCGTTCTCGACTACGGCTTCGGCAACGTGCGGTCCGCGGTCCGCGCGCTCGCCCGGGTCGGTGCCGACGTCGAGCTGACCGCCGACAAGAAGGCGGCCCTCGACGCCGACGGTCTCGTCGTCCCCGGCGTCGGCGCGTTCGCCGCGTGCATGGCCGGGCTCCGCGCCGTCGGTGGCGACCAGATCGTCGACCGCCGCCTCGCGGGGGGACGTCCCGTGCTCGGCATCTGCGTGGGCATGCAGGTGATGTTCGCCCAGGGTGTCGAGCACGGCGTCGAGACCGACGGCCTGGGCGAGTGGCCCGGCGTGGTCGACCGCCTCGAGGCGGACGTCGTGCCGCACATGGGCTGGGCGCAGGTGGAGCCGCCGGCCGGCTCCGTCCTGTTCGACGGCCTCGCGGACGAGCGGTTCTACTTCGTCCACTCCTACGCCGCGCGGACCTTCCCGCTGCACGACGTGCCCACCGTTGGGGAGCACCCGCTGCCCGCCCCGCTGGTCACGTGGGCGGACCACGGAGGGCGCTTCGTCGCCGCGGTCGAGAACGGCCCGCTGACGGCTACCCAGTTCCACCCCGAGAAGTCCGGCGACGCCGGCGCG encodes the following:
- a CDS encoding SRPBCC family protein; protein product: MSTRTPQDGTVAIGDDGARVTFRRAFPTSPEDLWQALTTPDRARRWIGALHGDLRPAGTYELRMGDDDPDAADVARGEILACEPPEALELTWRFPGEPVSRVRVTVTPEAGGAVLVLAHTALDASAARGYGGGWHVILDQLDDHCAGRPVRPWDELFPDRAARYDDAG
- a CDS encoding histidinol-phosphate transaminase — protein: MTAAPDLSSGTLPLRPELVGLEPYGAPQLDVPVLLNVNENPYAPSEEVVADVAASVAQAARGLNRYPDRDFADLRADLAAYLEVESGVHREPEQMWAANGSNEIMLHVLQAFGGPGRTALSFAPTYSMYPEYARDTSTGWVVGQRAEDFSLDPDVARAAIATHAPSVVLLASPNNPTGTALPPATVRAVLDAAARVPGGCVVVVDEAYGEFRRAGTPSALELLDAHPHLAVSRTMSKAFGLAGARVGYLSASRELVDALRVVRLPYHLSAVTQAVARAALRHAPELMAQVGALRAERDALVSWLRGRGFEAADSDANFVLFGRFDDRDAVWQGLLDRGVLVRVTGPEGWLRVSIGTPGETAAFTDALVEVTGR
- the hisD gene encoding histidinol dehydrogenase produces the protein MISRIDLRGRRPSRRELLAELPRAELDVEHATEVVAPILEAVRTRGAAALRELSERLDGVRPVHLRVPADVVADAAAALDPQVRAALEETIVRVRRVHAAQRPQDFTVDVAPGAQVRQRWLPVRRVGLYVPGGLAVYPSSVVMNVVAAQEAGVTSLAVVSPPQKDRGGLPDPVVLATCALLGVDEVYAVGGAQAVAMLAYGAAGSDDVDGETLCESVDVITGPGNVYVTAAKRMVRGLVGIDSEAGPTEIAILADATADPVHVAADLVSQAEHDPLAAAVLVTPSVELAGAVEAKLIDRVEITANRERVVTALRGSQSAIVLVDDLEAGLDVVNAYGAEHLEIQTVDAAAWADRVTSAGAIFVGPWSPVSLGDYMAGSNHVLPTGGCAHFASGLGVHSFLRAVQVIEYDADALAAVADRVVALAEAERLPAHGEAIRARF
- a CDS encoding metalloregulator ArsR/SmtB family transcription factor → MGAVHPMDSLGDPVRRRLVELIGAGERPAGELAAAAGAEFGISQPAVSRHLRVLREAGVVVARPLGTVRLYALRTEALDEVGQWAASVVRAWSPRLDALGTEVARGRRTVRTHGGHDTPTGAPARHEEDA
- the hisB gene encoding imidazoleglycerol-phosphate dehydratase HisB produces the protein MSPQDDGPARRTARIERSTSESSVMVELDLDGSGRTQIDTSVPFFDHMLTALGKHSLIDLTVRATGDTHIDVHHTVEDTAIVLGQALRQALGDKRGIARYGDATVPLDEALAQAVVDVSGRPYLVHTGEPAGQEYHLIGGHFTGSLTSHVLESIAHHAAFTVHVRVLAGRDPHHIVEAQFKALARALRAAVALDPRVDGVPSTKGAL
- the hisH gene encoding imidazole glycerol phosphate synthase subunit HisH — protein: MSPRVVVLDYGFGNVRSAVRALARVGADVELTADKKAALDADGLVVPGVGAFAACMAGLRAVGGDQIVDRRLAGGRPVLGICVGMQVMFAQGVEHGVETDGLGEWPGVVDRLEADVVPHMGWAQVEPPAGSVLFDGLADERFYFVHSYAARTFPLHDVPTVGEHPLPAPLVTWADHGGRFVAAVENGPLTATQFHPEKSGDAGAQLLSHWVGSLR
- a CDS encoding DEAD/DEAH box helicase, which encodes MPPDTAAPATVVDRTALREQAEEVLRALVGRDDARLHDDQWQAVEALVADRRRVLVVQRTGWGKSAVYFVATALLRRGAAGPPRGATIIVSPLLALMRNQVDAARRAGIAAETLNSANQQDWDGVHARIAAGEVDVLLVSPERLNNPGFRDEVLPRLASDAGLVVVDEAHCVSDWGHDFRPDYRRIGTLLADLPPGVPVLATTATANARVTADVAEQLAVTHDPAHDGDPSTDGTSTDGTRTDGTSADGTLVLRGTLDRPSLRLQVTTLPDVATRLAWLAATLRTFEGSGIVYCLTVAAVEQVTAHLRAAGLDVRAYTGQTDPTEREHAEADLLANRVKALVATSALGMGYDKPDLGFVVHVGAPSSPIAYYQQVGRAGRATARADVVLLPGHDDQAIWEWFASTAFPPEDQVRATLAALDAHGTLSTAGLETFVSLRRSRLEGMLKVLDVDGAVRRVRGGWESTGQPWAYDGERYARVTAARRAEQRTMLDYQATEGCRMAFLRAALDDPDLPDGWRCDRCDRCTGTAVGAVPDATAVDHARDLLAVPGEPVTARRQWPSGLSALGLDLKGKIAADEQTGEGRAVGRLDALGWGGPLREALREQVPTELPGSLRPAVRTVLEAWEPQVDVVVAVASQTRAALVEHLAAGTARLLGVPLLGALVPTGSPSRHDVNSAQRLADVLRHLDLPPEVAAGVAGQRVLLVDDRTDTGWTLTVAGRLLRRAGATEVLPFVLGVG
- a CDS encoding RNA-binding S4 domain-containing protein is translated as MPHDDEPIRLGQFLKLGGIAETGGQARALLDDGAVTVNGEPESRRGRQLRPGDVVEVDLPSGVRQATVQA